In Streptomyces sp. NBC_01717, one DNA window encodes the following:
- a CDS encoding TIGR03936 family radical SAM-associated protein — MQRIRLRYTKRGRLRFTSHRDFQRAFERALRRAEVPMAYSAGFTPHPKVSYANAAPTGTGSEAEFLEIALTEARDPDTLRDLLDASLPDGLDITDAVEARTSGLAERLTASVWEMRLDGVPIEDAEKAVAGFLGAENVEVQRRTKNGMRTFDARAAVADLEAVDPQADRPGDKPCAILRLVVRHVTPAVRPDDVLSGLRVVADLAPPVPAAVTRLAQGLFDEESGTVTDPLAPDREAAPTVLPTATGTAVATAPEGAGSA, encoded by the coding sequence GTGCAGCGCATCCGACTGCGCTACACGAAGCGCGGCCGCCTCCGGTTCACCAGCCACCGCGACTTCCAGCGCGCCTTCGAGCGGGCGCTGCGCCGCGCCGAGGTGCCCATGGCCTACTCGGCGGGCTTCACCCCGCATCCCAAGGTGTCGTACGCCAATGCCGCACCCACCGGCACGGGCAGCGAGGCCGAGTTCCTGGAGATCGCCCTCACCGAGGCGCGGGACCCCGACACGTTGCGCGACCTGCTCGACGCGTCGCTTCCGGACGGCCTCGACATCACCGACGCCGTGGAGGCCCGCACCTCGGGTCTCGCCGAGCGGCTGACTGCTTCCGTCTGGGAGATGCGGCTCGACGGGGTTCCGATCGAGGACGCCGAGAAGGCCGTCGCCGGTTTCCTCGGCGCCGAGAACGTCGAGGTCCAGCGCCGCACGAAGAACGGCATGCGGACCTTCGACGCCCGTGCCGCTGTCGCGGATCTGGAAGCCGTCGATCCTCAGGCTGATAGGCCGGGGGACAAGCCCTGTGCGATACTGCGGCTGGTTGTTCGGCACGTGACACCTGCCGTGCGACCTGACGACGTCCTGTCCGGTCTCCGCGTTGTGGCCGACCTGGCGCCGCCGGTCCCCGCAGCGGTGACCAGGCTGGCGCAGGGGCTCTTCGACGAGGAGTCCGGCACGGTGACCGACCCGCTCGCGCCCGACCGCGAGGCAGCCCCGACCGTGCTACCCACGGCCACCGGGACCGCCGTCGCGACGGCGCCGGAAGGTGCAGGTTCCGCGTAA
- the rodA gene encoding rod shape-determining protein RodA: MSGFSVSRYAPKRSAWGRLTARDSVVRRLDWPLLGSAIALSLIGSALVYSATRGRDALTHGDPYYFLLRHALNTGIGFALMVGTIWLGHRTLRGAVPILYGLSVLLVVAVLTPLGATVNGAHAWIIIGGGFSLQPSEFTKITIILVMAMVLAARVDAGDQVHPDHRTVAKALGLALLPMVIVMGMPDLGSVMVMAVIVLGVLLASGASNRWIFGLLTAGIAGAVAVWQLGLLDDYQIARFAAFANPALDPAGVGYNTNQARIAIGSGGLTGTGLFQGTQTTGQFVPEQQTDFVFTVAGEELGFLGAGLILVLLGIVLWRACRIARETTELYGTIVAAGIIAWFAFQAFENIGMTLGIMPVAGLPLPFVSYGGSSMFAVWVAIGLLQSIRMQRPITA; the protein is encoded by the coding sequence ATGTCCGGCTTCTCCGTCTCCCGGTACGCCCCCAAGCGCTCCGCCTGGGGCCGGCTCACCGCCCGCGACTCCGTCGTACGCCGGCTCGACTGGCCGCTCCTCGGCTCCGCCATCGCGCTCTCCCTCATCGGCTCCGCCCTGGTCTACTCCGCGACCCGCGGCCGTGACGCCCTCACCCACGGCGACCCGTACTACTTCCTGCTCCGGCACGCCCTCAACACGGGCATCGGATTCGCCCTGATGGTCGGCACGATCTGGCTCGGCCACCGCACCCTGCGCGGCGCCGTCCCGATCCTCTACGGCCTCTCGGTGCTCCTGGTCGTCGCCGTGCTCACCCCGCTCGGCGCCACCGTCAACGGCGCCCACGCCTGGATCATCATCGGCGGCGGCTTCTCCCTGCAGCCGTCCGAATTCACCAAGATCACCATCATCCTCGTCATGGCGATGGTCCTCGCCGCCCGCGTCGACGCGGGCGACCAGGTGCACCCCGACCACCGGACCGTCGCCAAGGCGCTGGGCCTCGCGCTCCTCCCGATGGTGATCGTCATGGGAATGCCGGACCTCGGCTCCGTCATGGTCATGGCCGTCATCGTGCTCGGCGTGCTCCTCGCCTCCGGGGCGTCGAACCGCTGGATCTTCGGCCTCCTCACCGCCGGCATCGCCGGAGCCGTCGCCGTCTGGCAGCTCGGCCTGCTCGACGACTACCAGATCGCCCGTTTCGCCGCCTTCGCCAACCCGGCACTCGACCCGGCGGGCGTCGGCTACAACACCAACCAGGCCCGCATCGCGATCGGCTCCGGCGGACTCACCGGCACCGGCCTCTTCCAGGGCACCCAGACCACCGGCCAGTTCGTCCCCGAGCAGCAGACCGACTTCGTCTTCACCGTCGCGGGCGAAGAGCTCGGCTTCCTCGGCGCCGGACTGATCCTCGTCCTCCTCGGCATCGTCCTGTGGCGCGCCTGCCGGATCGCCCGCGAGACCACCGAGCTGTACGGCACGATCGTCGCCGCCGGGATCATCGCCTGGTTCGCCTTCCAGGCGTTCGAGAACATCGGCATGACGCTCGGCATCATGCCCGTCGCCGGGCTCCCCCTGCCCTTCGTGTCGTACGGAGGGTCGTCCATGTTCGCCGTCTGGGTGGCCATCGGACTGCTCCAGTCGATCAGGATGCAGCGGCCGATAACGGCCTGA
- a CDS encoding CYTH and CHAD domain-containing protein, translating to MADSKREIERKYEATVETRLPELTRVAGVAAVDHRGVMELDAVYYDTEDQRLAADSLTLRRRTGGDDAGWHLKFPVASGIRDEIRAPLSDTLPGSLAALVRSRVRETELVPVVRLHSSRDVHHLLGPDGSLLAELSVDEVRAVRIAGGSGTAAWTEIEVELADDGDPAFLDAVEHRLRKAGVRPSASASKLARALAETAPGSRTAPKKQRTAKKTAARPRTAGDHVMAYVRDQITAVVALDPAVRRGLPDSVHQMRVATRRLRSAFRTYRKILDRTVTDPVGDELKWLAAELGIDRDQEVLDERLRARIADLPGTLVLGPVRSRLRIWSVARRHGSRRRSVGVLDGKRYLALLESLDALQAAPPLLPAAAHAPEDALPRALLRDYERLATRIGHALELRPGPDRDLAMHDARKAAKRARYAGEAATAALGRPAKKFARRMKAVQTLLGDHQDSVVARGALRTLAAQAHAAGETAFTWGLLYGHEEATAAAREQELPEVWERASRPKLRAALEG from the coding sequence ATGGCGGACTCGAAGCGCGAAATCGAGCGGAAGTACGAAGCCACCGTCGAAACCCGGCTCCCCGAGCTCACCCGGGTGGCCGGGGTCGCGGCCGTGGACCACCGCGGCGTCATGGAACTCGACGCCGTCTACTACGACACCGAGGACCAGCGGCTCGCCGCCGACTCACTCACCCTGCGTCGCCGCACCGGCGGTGACGACGCGGGCTGGCACCTCAAATTTCCCGTCGCCTCCGGCATCCGCGACGAGATCCGGGCCCCGCTCTCGGACACCCTCCCGGGCAGCCTCGCCGCACTGGTGCGCTCCCGGGTCAGGGAGACGGAACTCGTCCCCGTCGTCCGGCTGCACTCCTCGCGAGACGTCCACCATCTGCTCGGCCCCGACGGGTCGCTCCTCGCCGAACTCAGCGTCGACGAGGTCCGGGCCGTCCGGATCGCGGGCGGCAGCGGCACAGCGGCCTGGACCGAGATCGAGGTCGAACTCGCCGACGACGGCGATCCCGCCTTCCTCGACGCAGTCGAACACCGGCTCCGCAAGGCTGGTGTGAGGCCGTCCGCATCGGCCTCCAAACTTGCCCGGGCCCTCGCCGAGACAGCCCCGGGAAGCCGGACGGCCCCGAAGAAGCAGCGCACCGCGAAGAAGACCGCAGCACGGCCCCGGACCGCGGGCGACCACGTCATGGCCTACGTACGCGACCAGATCACCGCCGTCGTCGCCCTCGACCCCGCCGTACGCCGCGGCCTCCCCGACTCCGTGCACCAGATGAGGGTCGCCACCCGCAGACTGCGCAGCGCCTTCAGGACGTACCGGAAGATCCTCGACCGCACCGTCACCGACCCCGTCGGCGACGAGCTGAAATGGCTGGCGGCCGAGCTCGGAATCGACCGCGACCAGGAGGTCCTCGACGAACGTCTGCGCGCCCGGATCGCCGACCTGCCCGGCACCCTGGTCCTCGGCCCCGTCCGCAGCCGGCTCCGGATCTGGTCCGTGGCCCGCCGGCACGGCTCCCGGCGCCGGTCCGTCGGCGTACTCGACGGGAAGCGCTACCTGGCCCTCCTGGAAAGCCTCGACGCGCTCCAGGCCGCGCCGCCGCTGCTGCCCGCCGCGGCCCACGCCCCCGAGGACGCACTGCCCCGCGCCCTGCTCCGGGACTACGAGCGCCTCGCCACCCGTATCGGCCACGCCCTGGAACTCCGGCCCGGCCCCGACCGCGACCTCGCCATGCACGACGCCCGGAAGGCGGCGAAACGCGCCCGGTACGCGGGGGAGGCGGCGACCGCCGCGCTGGGCCGTCCCGCCAAGAAGTTCGCCCGGCGGATGAAGGCCGTGCAGACATTGCTCGGCGACCACCAGGACAGCGTCGTCGCCCGCGGCGCCCTGCGCACACTGGCCGCCCAGGCGCACGCCGCGGGGGAGACCGCATTCACCTGGGGACTGCTGTACGGGCACGAGGAGGCGACCGCCGCCGCCCGCGAACAGGAGCTTCCCGAGGTGTGGGAGCGGGCGTCCCGGCCGAAATTGCGGGCGGCGCTGGAAGGCTGA
- the mrdA gene encoding penicillin-binding protein 2, which yields MSNIPETGRTQRVQIRLIIIQVLVFSLLLTLGGRLWYLQIRNGQEYTDEAKNNHVQQVVQPAVRGSILDARGVPLADNETRLVVSADRTDLMKMDDDGKGVLTRLADVLGMKPKDVFDKIRLCDSETPQPCWNGSPYQPIPVTDEATTQQALQIRERAEDFPGITAEPTAVRRYAAPGKANTAQVLGYLSPVTDEEITKAKDTESPYLRSDQVGRSGLERTYDKELRGKAGVTRYEVDNLGRVIGQAKDDKAEPGSSVVTSIDARVQAVAEYELNDAMKVARTQFDKNTNENYKADSGAVVVMEAKTGRVVAMASLPDYDPNAWVGGISGKDYARMTSKKSNYPLLNRGIQGQAAPGSIFKVVSTAASVQAGYPFDGHYTCGSSYTAEGHTYQNFESQSHGPITLGQALEVSCDTVFYGLGYQQWQKDGGMKPKKNPKDWFFKTAHQFGLGKETGIDLPNEVTGRVPDRQWKKDFWKANKDTWCEEAKKWPKKKDFNTVLAHENCLEGMKLHAYDSINYSIGQGDTLVTPIQMATIYAAISNGGTLYDPTVGKAIVSPDGKQVSMIGPKSHGKLPVSAKTLKEMEGALAGVATRGTAAWRFGGWPQDKIPMHAKTGTAEVYGKQTTSWFATYTKDYSIVMTISQGGTGSGASGPAVRNIYDALYGLDDSGKQDLKKALLPHPQKSLPKIQHDGSIDAPTIKPYDPDSQKVPAEQTLAAVLGRRD from the coding sequence GTGAGCAACATCCCGGAGACGGGCCGGACCCAGCGGGTCCAGATCCGGCTCATCATCATCCAGGTTCTCGTCTTCTCCCTGCTGCTGACGCTCGGTGGCCGCCTCTGGTACCTCCAGATCCGCAACGGCCAGGAGTACACCGACGAGGCGAAGAACAACCACGTCCAGCAGGTCGTCCAGCCCGCGGTCCGCGGCTCCATCCTCGACGCGCGGGGAGTGCCCCTCGCCGACAACGAGACCCGCCTCGTCGTCTCCGCCGACCGCACCGATCTGATGAAGATGGACGACGACGGCAAGGGCGTCCTGACCCGGCTCGCCGATGTGCTCGGCATGAAGCCGAAGGACGTCTTCGACAAGATCCGGCTCTGCGACTCGGAGACGCCGCAGCCCTGCTGGAACGGTTCGCCGTACCAGCCGATCCCGGTCACCGACGAGGCCACCACCCAGCAGGCCCTCCAGATCCGCGAACGTGCCGAGGACTTCCCCGGCATCACCGCCGAACCCACCGCCGTACGCCGCTACGCCGCACCCGGCAAGGCCAACACCGCCCAGGTCCTCGGCTACCTCTCTCCCGTCACCGACGAAGAGATCACCAAGGCCAAGGACACCGAGTCGCCGTACCTCCGCTCCGACCAGGTCGGCCGCTCCGGCCTGGAGCGCACGTACGACAAGGAACTGCGTGGCAAGGCCGGCGTCACCCGCTACGAGGTCGACAACCTCGGCCGGGTCATCGGCCAGGCGAAGGACGACAAGGCCGAGCCCGGATCGAGCGTCGTCACCTCCATCGACGCCCGGGTCCAGGCCGTCGCGGAGTACGAGCTGAACGATGCGATGAAGGTCGCCCGCACCCAGTTCGACAAGAACACCAACGAGAACTACAAGGCCGACTCCGGTGCCGTCGTCGTCATGGAAGCCAAGACCGGCCGCGTCGTCGCGATGGCCTCCCTGCCCGACTACGATCCCAACGCCTGGGTCGGCGGCATCTCGGGCAAGGACTACGCCCGGATGACCAGCAAGAAGTCCAACTATCCGCTGCTCAACCGGGGCATCCAGGGCCAGGCCGCACCGGGCTCGATCTTCAAGGTCGTCTCGACCGCGGCATCCGTCCAGGCGGGCTACCCGTTCGACGGCCACTACACCTGCGGCAGCTCGTACACCGCCGAGGGCCATACCTACCAGAACTTCGAATCGCAGAGCCACGGCCCGATCACCCTGGGCCAGGCACTCGAGGTCTCCTGCGACACCGTCTTCTACGGCCTCGGCTACCAGCAGTGGCAGAAGGACGGCGGAATGAAGCCCAAGAAGAACCCCAAGGACTGGTTCTTCAAGACCGCCCACCAGTTCGGCCTCGGCAAGGAGACCGGCATCGACCTCCCCAACGAGGTCACCGGCCGCGTCCCCGACCGCCAGTGGAAGAAGGACTTCTGGAAGGCCAACAAGGACACCTGGTGCGAAGAGGCCAAGAAGTGGCCCAAGAAGAAGGACTTCAACACCGTGCTCGCCCACGAGAACTGCCTCGAGGGCATGAAGCTGCACGCCTATGACTCGATCAACTACTCGATCGGTCAGGGCGACACCCTCGTCACACCGATCCAGATGGCGACCATCTACGCCGCCATCAGCAACGGCGGCACGCTCTACGACCCGACCGTCGGCAAGGCGATCGTCAGCCCCGACGGCAAGCAGGTCAGCATGATCGGGCCCAAGTCGCACGGCAAGCTGCCGGTCAGCGCCAAGACCCTGAAGGAGATGGAGGGGGCGCTGGCGGGCGTCGCGACCCGCGGTACCGCCGCCTGGAGGTTCGGCGGCTGGCCGCAGGACAAGATCCCGATGCACGCCAAGACGGGCACGGCCGAGGTCTACGGCAAGCAGACGACCTCGTGGTTCGCCACGTACACCAAGGACTACTCGATCGTCATGACGATCTCCCAAGGTGGTACGGGCTCCGGCGCCTCAGGGCCTGCCGTCCGCAACATCTACGACGCGCTCTACGGACTCGACGACTCCGGCAAGCAGGACCTCAAGAAGGCGCTGCTGCCCCACCCGCAGAAGTCCCTGCCCAAGATCCAGCACGACGGCTCGATCGACGCCCCGACGATCAAGCCCTATGACCCGGACTCGCAGAAGGTCCCGGCGGAGCAGACACTCGCCGCGGTGCTCGGGAGGCGTGACTGA
- a CDS encoding GAP family protein — MGHAVGDVLGLAAGVAVSPLPIVAMILVLATPRGRLNGPLLAIGWILGLAVLGAIMLVVGGSGGGSTDKHPATWVGALKLALGVLLVLFGARQWRRRPTDAAQAQLPQWMAAIDSFTPVKILALGLALSAANAKNAPLTIAAGASISSAGIPVPQQIATLAVFVLIGSLGVLAPLGVYLLMGERAKNVLGNWRDWAVLHNVAVMAVLFLVLGLKLVGDGVSVLAS, encoded by the coding sequence TTGGGACACGCAGTAGGCGATGTGCTCGGCCTGGCGGCCGGTGTCGCGGTCAGCCCGCTTCCCATCGTCGCGATGATCCTGGTCCTGGCCACTCCGCGCGGCCGTCTCAACGGACCGCTACTGGCCATCGGCTGGATCCTGGGGCTGGCGGTACTGGGGGCGATCATGCTGGTGGTCGGGGGCTCCGGTGGCGGGTCCACCGACAAGCACCCCGCCACCTGGGTAGGGGCACTGAAGCTCGCTCTGGGCGTGTTGCTGGTCCTGTTCGGCGCCCGCCAGTGGCGTCGGCGCCCCACCGACGCCGCTCAAGCGCAACTGCCGCAGTGGATGGCCGCGATCGACAGCTTCACCCCGGTCAAGATCCTCGCGCTGGGGCTGGCGCTGTCAGCGGCCAACGCCAAGAACGCACCCCTGACCATTGCCGCAGGTGCCTCGATCAGCTCTGCCGGAATCCCCGTGCCGCAGCAGATCGCGACACTCGCCGTGTTCGTCCTCATCGGGTCGCTGGGCGTGCTCGCACCGCTGGGCGTCTACCTGCTCATGGGGGAACGGGCGAAGAACGTGCTCGGCAACTGGCGCGACTGGGCCGTCCTGCACAACGTCGCGGTGATGGCCGTCCTCTTCCTGGTTCTCGGGCTCAAGCTGGTCGGGGACGGCGTGAGCGTCCTCGCTTCTTGA
- a CDS encoding TIGR03960 family B12-binding radical SAM protein, with protein sequence MSVESVFPQLEALLPHVQKPIQYVGGELNSTVKPWDECDVRWALMYPDAYEVGLPNQGVMILYEVLNERDGVMAERTYSVWPDLEELMREHKVPQFTVDSHRPVKAFDVFGLSFSTELGYTNMLTALDLAGIPLDARDRGLDDPIVLAGGHAAFNPEPIAEFIDCAVIGDGEQAVLEITEIIRGWKAEGRPGGREEVLFRLAKTGGVYVPRFYDVEYLPDGRIGRVVPNKSGVPWRVSKHTVMDLDEWPYPKQPLVPLAETVHERMSVEIFRGCTRGCRFCQAGMITRPVRERSITGIGEMVEKGLKATGFEEVGLLSLSSADHSEIGDIAKGLADRYTEDKIGLSLPSTRVDAFNVDLANELTRNGRRSGLTFAPEGGSERMRKVINKMVSEEDLIRTVATAYGNGWRQVKLYFMCGLPTETDEDVLQIGDMAVNVIAKGREVSGQNDIRCTVSIGGFVPKPHTPFQWAPQLSAEETDARLEKLRDKIRGDKKYGRSIGFRYHDGKPGIVEGLLSRGDRRIGSVIRAVYEAGGRFDGWREHFSYDRWMACAEKTLPGFGVDVDWYTTRERTYEEVLPWDHLDSGLDKDWLWEDWQDSLDETEVEDCRWTPCFDCGVCPQMDTSIQIGPTGKKLLPLAVKNAAPAAGGHAH encoded by the coding sequence ATGTCTGTCGAATCGGTCTTCCCACAGCTCGAAGCTCTGCTCCCGCATGTGCAGAAGCCCATCCAGTACGTCGGCGGTGAGCTGAACTCCACCGTCAAGCCGTGGGACGAGTGTGACGTCCGCTGGGCGCTGATGTACCCGGACGCGTACGAGGTCGGACTGCCCAACCAGGGCGTCATGATCCTGTACGAGGTACTCAACGAGCGCGACGGCGTCATGGCCGAGCGCACGTACAGCGTCTGGCCGGACCTCGAAGAGCTGATGCGCGAGCACAAGGTCCCGCAGTTCACCGTGGACAGCCACCGCCCGGTGAAGGCGTTCGACGTCTTCGGGCTGAGCTTCTCCACCGAGCTCGGCTACACCAACATGCTCACCGCCCTGGACCTCGCGGGCATCCCCCTCGACGCCCGGGACCGCGGCCTCGACGACCCGATCGTCCTCGCGGGCGGCCACGCCGCCTTCAACCCCGAGCCGATCGCGGAGTTCATCGACTGCGCGGTCATCGGCGACGGCGAGCAGGCGGTCCTGGAGATCACCGAGATCATCCGCGGCTGGAAGGCCGAGGGCCGCCCCGGCGGGCGCGAGGAGGTGCTGTTCCGGCTCGCGAAGACCGGTGGCGTCTACGTACCGAGGTTCTACGACGTCGAGTACCTCCCGGACGGCCGCATCGGCCGCGTCGTGCCGAACAAGTCGGGCGTGCCGTGGCGGGTCTCCAAGCACACCGTCATGGACCTCGACGAGTGGCCGTACCCGAAGCAGCCCCTGGTCCCCCTCGCCGAGACCGTCCACGAGCGGATGTCCGTCGAGATCTTCCGAGGCTGCACCCGCGGCTGCCGTTTCTGCCAGGCCGGCATGATCACGCGTCCCGTACGGGAGCGAAGCATCACCGGCATCGGCGAAATGGTCGAGAAGGGTCTCAAGGCGACCGGCTTCGAGGAGGTCGGCCTGCTGTCCCTGTCCTCCGCGGACCACAGTGAGATCGGCGACATCGCCAAGGGCCTCGCCGACCGGTACACCGAGGACAAGATCGGCCTCTCGCTGCCCTCCACCCGCGTCGACGCGTTCAACGTCGACCTGGCCAACGAGCTGACCCGCAACGGCCGCCGCTCGGGCCTCACGTTCGCCCCCGAGGGCGGCTCCGAGCGCATGCGCAAGGTCATCAACAAGATGGTCTCGGAAGAGGACCTCATCCGGACCGTCGCCACCGCGTACGGCAACGGCTGGCGTCAGGTGAAGCTGTACTTCATGTGCGGCCTGCCCACCGAGACCGACGAGGACGTCCTCCAGATCGGCGACATGGCGGTCAACGTCATCGCCAAGGGCCGTGAGGTCTCCGGGCAGAACGACATCCGCTGCACCGTCTCCATCGGTGGCTTCGTACCCAAGCCGCACACCCCGTTCCAGTGGGCCCCGCAGCTCAGCGCCGAGGAGACCGACGCCCGCCTGGAGAAGCTGCGCGACAAGATCCGCGGCGACAAGAAGTACGGCCGCTCGATCGGCTTCCGCTACCACGACGGCAAGCCCGGCATCGTCGAGGGCCTGCTCTCGCGCGGCGACCGCCGCATCGGCTCCGTCATCCGCGCCGTCTACGAGGCCGGCGGCCGCTTCGACGGCTGGCGCGAGCACTTCTCGTACGACCGCTGGATGGCCTGCGCCGAGAAGACGCTCCCCGGGTTCGGGGTGGACGTCGACTGGTACACCACCCGTGAGCGCACGTACGAGGAGGTCCTGCCCTGGGACCACCTGGACTCCGGTCTCGACAAGGACTGGCTCTGGGAGGACTGGCAGGACTCGCTCGACGAGACCGAGGTCGAGGACTGCCGCTGGACCCCGTGCTTCGACTGTGGCGTGTGTCCGCAGATGGACACGTCCATCCAGATCGGGCCGACCGGCAAGAAGTTGCTGCCGCTGGCGGTCAAGAACGCTGCCCCTGCTGCCGGCGGGCACGCGCACTGA